A genomic window from Archaeoglobus profundus DSM 5631 includes:
- a CDS encoding pyridoxal phosphate-dependent aminotransferase gives MRKRLSLIKPSATLKISALAKELAKQGKPVVNMSAGEPDFRTPQHIVESAIKALNEGKHFYTPTRGIPELLEAIAEKVNKENEIPAKPENVIVTAGAKYAIFLAMQALLDEGDEVILLDPAWVSYEANVIMANAKPIWVKHDDSFEDAPIEEYVTSKTKMVVINTPNNPTGVVYPKGFLKKVADLAQDHDFYVLSDEIYEKIIYEGRHYSIASFDGMFERTVTVNGFSKAYSMTGWRLGYAVASEEIIKAMNKIQSHSISHPTSFVQYAGVTALKGDQRCVDEMVKAFRRRRDRIMEGLNELGIDYVYPKGAFYIFMRVGDGTTFAERFLKEEYVAVTPGEAFGSYKDYVRISYATSDENIEEFLKRLERFIEKF, from the coding sequence ATGAGGAAAAGGCTTAGCCTGATAAAGCCTTCCGCAACTCTAAAAATTTCGGCCTTAGCTAAAGAACTCGCTAAACAGGGTAAGCCAGTCGTTAACATGAGTGCTGGAGAGCCCGACTTCAGAACTCCTCAGCATATAGTGGAATCGGCTATAAAGGCTTTGAACGAGGGCAAACACTTCTACACTCCTACAAGGGGAATCCCGGAGCTTTTGGAGGCGATAGCTGAAAAGGTTAACAAGGAGAACGAAATCCCGGCAAAGCCTGAAAACGTAATAGTTACAGCTGGGGCCAAATACGCTATATTCTTGGCAATGCAGGCTCTGTTAGATGAGGGAGATGAAGTAATACTGCTCGACCCGGCTTGGGTAAGTTATGAGGCTAACGTGATAATGGCCAATGCAAAGCCCATCTGGGTAAAGCACGACGATAGCTTTGAGGATGCTCCAATTGAGGAATATGTAACTTCAAAAACAAAGATGGTCGTAATAAACACGCCCAACAACCCCACTGGAGTAGTCTATCCGAAGGGCTTTTTGAAGAAAGTTGCGGATTTAGCTCAAGATCATGACTTCTACGTTTTGTCAGATGAAATCTATGAGAAAATCATTTACGAGGGAAGGCATTACAGCATAGCAAGCTTTGATGGGATGTTTGAAAGAACTGTAACGGTAAATGGATTTTCGAAGGCTTATTCGATGACAGGATGGCGATTGGGATATGCTGTTGCGAGTGAGGAGATTATCAAAGCTATGAACAAGATTCAGTCTCACTCGATAAGTCACCCAACATCCTTCGTCCAATACGCTGGAGTCACTGCTTTGAAGGGAGATCAGAGGTGCGTTGATGAGATGGTCAAAGCCTTCAGGAGGAGGAGGGACAGGATAATGGAAGGGCTGAACGAGCTTGGAATAGACTACGTCTATCCAAAAGGAGCCTTTTACATCTTCATGAGAGTTGGAGACGGCACTACCTTTGCTGAAAGATTTCTAAAAGAAGAATACGTTGCAGTCACGCCGGGAGAAGCTTTTGGAAGCTATAAAGATTACGTTAGAATCAGCTATGCAACATCCGATGAAAATATCGAAGAGTTTTTAAAAAGACTTGAAAGGTTTATAGAAAAATTTTAA
- a CDS encoding RAD55 family ATPase codes for MGEVLISGVPGAGKTMLLMKIIKEFDNVIWVTTTRSAKTLRSILKSDDVWIIDTHTWAHVKFHPRDIVISNPLNLNEVNLGISRILDSINGKCLVVLDSLSGLLLYHNLQRVAHFLRSALVKMEEKNASGLFTLVKNAHDIHTETSMYALFPVVIELLREDNEETKRFIRVIKATKYIEPSFGEVKIVKDDIIVPEHIMEYILKVLKS; via the coding sequence ATGGGAGAAGTTCTGATATCTGGAGTGCCAGGAGCAGGAAAAACCATGCTGTTAATGAAAATCATAAAAGAGTTCGATAACGTGATATGGGTTACAACAACACGAAGTGCAAAGACATTGAGAAGTATTCTCAAGAGTGATGATGTCTGGATAATAGATACACACACATGGGCTCACGTCAAGTTTCATCCTAGGGATATAGTCATAAGCAATCCCCTTAACCTGAATGAAGTCAATCTAGGAATTTCGAGAATTCTTGACAGTATAAATGGTAAATGTCTCGTAGTACTGGACTCCCTATCCGGCTTGCTACTCTATCACAACCTTCAGAGGGTTGCTCACTTCTTGAGGAGCGCTTTAGTTAAGATGGAGGAAAAGAACGCTTCTGGACTTTTTACCCTCGTAAAGAACGCTCACGATATTCATACGGAAACAAGCATGTACGCCTTGTTCCCTGTTGTAATTGAACTCTTAAGAGAGGACAATGAAGAAACTAAGAGGTTCATAAGGGTCATTAAAGCTACGAAATACATAGAACCCAGCTTTGGTGAGGTAAAGATAGTTAAGGATGATATAATCGTACCCGAACACATAATGGAGTACATTCTGAAAGTCCTTAAGTCCTAA
- a CDS encoding MarC family protein yields the protein MTCVDYISYFVTAFTTIFVIVDPPGNIPFFIALTERFSEKERDRVSKKSTLIACALLIIIALSGDILLKFFHISIESLKVAGGILLFVIAIDILLGGARKEFYAKRGLKHIDVDSLAVFPIALPLYTGPGAITATIVLSAEASDIPSKILLIASIALVYIIVRLTHVYSEVVIKVLGKSGSDIVARVMAIFLAAIGVEYVFSGLESEIAKIVEIIRT from the coding sequence ATGACGTGCGTGGACTACATCAGCTACTTCGTTACAGCTTTCACAACGATATTCGTAATAGTCGATCCCCCTGGAAACATACCCTTCTTCATAGCTTTAACTGAAAGGTTCAGTGAAAAAGAGAGAGATAGGGTTTCGAAAAAATCCACTCTAATAGCTTGCGCCCTCTTGATAATTATAGCTCTAAGCGGGGATATACTTCTGAAGTTCTTCCACATCTCCATAGAGAGTTTGAAGGTTGCTGGTGGGATACTTCTCTTTGTAATTGCAATTGACATACTCTTGGGTGGTGCGAGGAAGGAGTTCTACGCTAAGAGGGGTTTAAAGCATATAGATGTTGATTCACTCGCAGTTTTTCCCATAGCATTGCCCCTCTATACTGGTCCGGGTGCAATAACTGCTACAATCGTTTTGAGTGCCGAAGCTTCGGATATTCCGTCTAAAATACTCCTGATAGCTTCGATAGCTCTCGTCTACATAATAGTCAGGTTAACACACGTTTACAGCGAAGTTGTAATTAAGGTGCTTGGAAAGAGCGGGTCGGATATAGTTGCGAGGGTTATGGCAATATTCCTAGCGGCTATAGGAGTTGAATACGTTTTCTCTGGCTTGGAAAGCGAGATTGCGAAAATTGTGGAGATTATTAGGACTTAA
- a CDS encoding fumarate hydratase has product MEYEDVVDTVVELFRKAETELSEDVLKAIKYAYENEDSEIARMNLKNILENVEYAKAKKIPMCQDTGLPIVFVELGRELHLDFDLKSAIIEGVKRATAEVPLRPNAVHPITRKNPGNNVGEHMPIIDIDIVEGDELKIAVMPKGAGSENCSALKMMLPHDVDKIKRFVVDVVRSAMGKPCPPIFIGLGIGSTFDGSAKLAKKALLRDVTKMNDFELEILEAVNELGIGAMGMGGKFTALAVLSEIGYCHTASLPVAVNIQCWANRRAFAVLR; this is encoded by the coding sequence ATGGAATACGAAGACGTTGTTGATACGGTAGTAGAGCTTTTCAGGAAAGCTGAGACGGAGTTGAGTGAAGACGTTCTAAAAGCGATCAAATACGCTTACGAGAACGAAGATAGTGAAATTGCAAGGATGAATTTAAAGAACATCCTTGAGAATGTCGAATATGCGAAAGCTAAAAAAATTCCGATGTGCCAAGATACAGGTTTGCCAATAGTTTTTGTTGAGCTTGGAAGGGAGTTACACTTGGATTTCGATCTGAAATCGGCGATAATTGAAGGGGTTAAGAGAGCTACAGCTGAAGTTCCACTGAGACCGAATGCTGTGCATCCCATCACGAGGAAAAATCCGGGAAACAACGTAGGTGAGCATATGCCAATCATAGATATCGATATCGTTGAAGGAGATGAGCTTAAAATCGCTGTAATGCCGAAAGGAGCGGGAAGCGAAAACTGTTCAGCTTTGAAGATGATGCTACCTCACGATGTAGATAAGATAAAGAGGTTCGTCGTTGATGTCGTAAGAAGTGCGATGGGTAAACCTTGCCCACCAATATTCATAGGTCTCGGAATTGGATCTACTTTCGATGGCTCTGCAAAGCTCGCTAAAAAGGCTCTGCTGAGAGATGTTACGAAGATGAACGATTTCGAGCTTGAGATACTCGAAGCTGTTAACGAGCTTGGGATAGGAGCGATGGGAATGGGTGGAAAATTTACAGCTTTAGCCGTTTTAAGCGAAATAGGTTACTGTCATACTGCCTCACTTCCTGTAGCTGTAAACATCCAGTGCTGGGCTAACAGAAGAGCTTTTGCAGTCTTGAGGTGA
- a CDS encoding FumA C-terminus/TtdB family hydratase beta subunit translates to MELKTPVSREDLEKLNVGELVYVSGEIITARDSAHIRILEYLREGKDLPFKIDGAVIYHCGPLLKKRNDGWEVISAGPTTSARMNETTKELLKYVECIAVIGKGGMDVDFRGKGVYLAYTGGCGALASKAIKRVKDVHWLDLGMPEAVWVFEVEKLPCIVAIDFKGNNLYDVVKRKVEENYKRLIEKI, encoded by the coding sequence ATGGAGTTGAAGACCCCAGTAAGCAGAGAGGATTTGGAGAAGCTGAATGTTGGAGAGTTAGTTTATGTTAGCGGCGAAATAATCACTGCGAGGGACTCTGCACACATCAGAATTCTCGAATACCTGAGAGAGGGTAAAGATTTGCCGTTTAAAATAGATGGTGCGGTAATATACCACTGCGGGCCCCTTTTGAAAAAGAGGAATGATGGTTGGGAGGTAATTTCTGCGGGACCAACAACATCTGCTAGAATGAATGAAACGACCAAAGAACTTCTAAAATACGTTGAATGCATAGCCGTAATTGGGAAGGGAGGGATGGATGTCGATTTCAGAGGTAAGGGAGTCTATCTTGCCTATACCGGTGGTTGCGGTGCCCTAGCGAGTAAGGCGATAAAGAGAGTTAAAGATGTCCATTGGCTCGATCTGGGAATGCCTGAAGCTGTATGGGTTTTCGAGGTTGAAAAGTTGCCGTGCATAGTTGCAATCGATTTTAAGGGAAACAATCTTTACGATGTCGTGAAGCGTAAGGTTGAGGAGAATTACAAAAGGCTGATCGAGAAAATTTAA
- a CDS encoding [protein ADP-ribosylglutamate] hydrolase: protein MVVKKFGSVEVVLEKGDITKYPAEAIVNAANKYLEHGGGVALAIAKACAGDPQKYTEISKKALKEQLGKDYMDHGEVVVTPALNLEKIGIKYVIHTVGPICGGRWNNEFEEKLYKAFIAPLEKAEELKLKSIAFPAVSAGIYGCPLENVVETFLKAVKDFSEKANVVKKVALVIFGDEDFEVAKRVFEMFPER from the coding sequence ATGGTCGTGAAGAAGTTTGGATCGGTTGAGGTTGTACTTGAAAAAGGTGACATAACGAAATATCCAGCTGAAGCTATTGTAAACGCGGCGAACAAGTATTTGGAGCATGGAGGTGGAGTTGCTTTGGCTATAGCAAAGGCTTGCGCTGGAGATCCTCAAAAGTATACAGAGATAAGCAAAAAAGCTTTGAAGGAACAGCTGGGTAAAGATTACATGGATCATGGTGAGGTCGTTGTCACTCCAGCCCTAAACTTGGAAAAGATAGGAATCAAGTATGTCATTCACACGGTTGGGCCGATTTGTGGGGGTAGGTGGAATAATGAGTTTGAGGAGAAGCTTTACAAAGCATTTATAGCTCCTTTAGAGAAGGCTGAGGAGCTAAAGCTTAAGTCTATAGCCTTCCCAGCCGTAAGTGCTGGCATTTATGGATGTCCTCTCGAAAATGTCGTAGAGACATTTCTGAAAGCAGTTAAGGATTTTTCCGAAAAGGCTAATGTTGTTAAGAAGGTTGCTCTGGTAATCTTCGGTGACGAGGATTTTGAAGTCGCTAAAAGAGTCTTTGAGATGTTCCCCGAACGCTAA
- a CDS encoding PadR family transcriptional regulator → MSKDRQLKGILKLLILKELEKEEATGYDIIKRIGERAKRPSPGSVYPILKELKENGFLNVRIDGRKKIYSLSDKGRKVLREAMEKEKEAIIRKVEVLRESGILSEREAEDFYHFVSSKKEIIMKLHELRNWSAFLDALVKVLEKSKPKAEEILDEFIKRLEDLSK, encoded by the coding sequence GTGAGCAAGGACAGGCAGTTGAAGGGAATACTGAAGTTGTTAATTCTTAAGGAGCTTGAGAAAGAGGAGGCAACAGGCTACGACATAATCAAAAGGATAGGTGAAAGAGCTAAGAGACCTTCACCGGGTTCGGTTTATCCCATATTGAAAGAGCTCAAAGAGAATGGATTTCTAAACGTTAGAATTGATGGAAGGAAGAAAATTTACTCTCTTTCGGATAAGGGTAGGAAAGTTCTTAGAGAGGCAATGGAAAAGGAGAAGGAGGCCATAATTAGAAAGGTGGAAGTTTTAAGGGAGTCTGGTATTCTGAGTGAAAGAGAAGCCGAAGATTTCTACCATTTTGTCAGCAGTAAGAAGGAGATAATAATGAAGCTTCATGAGCTCAGGAACTGGTCAGCATTTTTGGATGCACTCGTCAAAGTACTCGAAAAGTCCAAGCCAAAGGCAGAAGAGATTCTTGATGAGTTCATTAAGAGACTTGAGGACTTATCGAAATAA
- a CDS encoding COG1361 S-layer family protein, which produces MKRLLIILVLLTVIGVANAHDIDFHVSVEGDGKLHPGEDTYITLLIENEGKADGFVLNENTSNLLSLITTAKDLRVEIEDMWIPITVETVNPQLIGDLPSGKVAKAVFRVRVDENAKLGKYRVPIRLKYTKVSYSTTSSGALLDYSEETDVEYLKIEITRKDYDFTVTSIESNLRVGGEGLVEATVKNVGRFKMYNATLTISVTPPLKPNPSATSSHLGDLDVGDEAKAIFKVYVMDDALDQVYPAELVLNFERADGKTVTISHRIGLKVECAEVFSIEDVKTFVTSAKIVENTTIPSRGFIKVAIRDLGEDVRDAVAVLSFETPLLQAENSPYLGNLRKGDEKIVTFYVRCLAPEGSYRGKLIISYKNELGDEEVEDYYIGVNVDSAPIKVERVETKNVGVGAKGDVIVHIKNELDCDVRNLELAIVPPKSITPLSPACYVELLKPNEIGEAKFRIAVSSELVSGYYNLYLIEKYDMGDVEDVVSVAEIPLLVEPKRAYFEVISVESVLYPDETGDVIVKIRNIGNTTIHNGVVELTVSTPLTIAGGTALSGLIGQAQPGLYFIGTLKPNEVAVAKFRVDVDKDAGAGYYPAIVKIRYDDDEGYTHESSPITISIEVREKPLLNPVTVTAVVLIAVAVIAGVRFARKRR; this is translated from the coding sequence ATGAAGAGATTGCTGATTATCTTAGTGCTCTTAACAGTCATAGGAGTTGCAAATGCTCATGATATAGATTTTCACGTTTCTGTTGAGGGGGATGGTAAGCTTCATCCCGGTGAAGACACTTACATAACCCTGCTTATAGAAAATGAAGGAAAAGCCGATGGATTTGTTTTGAATGAAAACACATCCAATCTGCTCTCCCTCATAACTACAGCAAAAGACCTCAGAGTTGAAATAGAAGATATGTGGATACCTATAACTGTTGAAACTGTAAATCCGCAACTTATAGGAGATTTGCCTTCAGGAAAGGTTGCAAAGGCCGTTTTTAGGGTTAGAGTTGATGAGAATGCAAAGCTGGGTAAGTACAGAGTTCCGATCAGACTTAAATATACTAAGGTGAGTTATTCAACAACGTCTTCAGGAGCTCTGCTCGATTACAGTGAGGAGACGGATGTAGAGTACCTCAAGATCGAAATAACGAGAAAAGACTACGACTTCACAGTTACATCGATTGAGTCAAACCTTAGAGTCGGTGGAGAGGGGTTGGTTGAAGCTACCGTTAAAAACGTTGGCAGATTCAAAATGTACAACGCCACACTCACGATAAGCGTAACGCCACCCCTAAAGCCGAACCCCTCTGCAACGTCTTCACATTTGGGGGATTTGGATGTTGGTGATGAGGCTAAGGCAATCTTTAAAGTTTACGTCATGGATGATGCTTTGGATCAGGTATACCCCGCAGAACTCGTTTTGAATTTTGAAAGAGCCGATGGAAAAACTGTTACAATTTCACATCGGATAGGCTTGAAGGTCGAATGTGCTGAAGTCTTTTCGATCGAAGATGTGAAAACTTTTGTGACATCCGCCAAGATTGTTGAAAACACTACAATACCTTCAAGGGGATTTATAAAAGTAGCCATTAGAGATTTGGGCGAGGATGTCAGAGATGCTGTAGCAGTTCTCTCCTTCGAAACACCCCTACTTCAAGCTGAAAACTCTCCCTATCTTGGTAATCTAAGGAAAGGAGATGAGAAGATCGTTACATTTTACGTAAGATGCTTGGCCCCAGAAGGAAGCTACAGGGGTAAGCTCATCATAAGCTACAAAAACGAACTTGGAGATGAAGAGGTTGAAGACTACTACATCGGAGTAAACGTTGATTCTGCACCGATAAAGGTTGAAAGAGTTGAAACGAAAAATGTTGGTGTTGGAGCCAAGGGTGATGTAATAGTTCACATCAAGAACGAACTCGACTGCGATGTAAGAAACTTGGAGTTGGCGATAGTACCTCCTAAATCGATAACTCCTTTGAGTCCAGCCTGCTACGTTGAACTTCTGAAACCCAATGAAATTGGTGAGGCAAAGTTCAGAATAGCCGTTTCAAGTGAACTCGTTAGTGGCTACTACAACCTCTACCTTATCGAAAAGTACGATATGGGTGATGTTGAAGATGTTGTGAGCGTTGCTGAGATACCGTTACTTGTAGAGCCAAAGAGAGCATATTTCGAAGTGATTTCTGTGGAAAGTGTTCTTTATCCGGATGAGACGGGAGATGTGATTGTTAAGATAAGGAACATCGGGAATACAACTATACACAACGGAGTTGTTGAGTTGACTGTCTCTACACCTCTTACAATCGCCGGTGGCACTGCATTGAGCGGTTTGATAGGTCAGGCACAGCCCGGTCTATACTTTATAGGAACTCTAAAACCGAATGAAGTGGCAGTTGCAAAGTTTAGAGTCGATGTCGATAAAGACGCTGGAGCTGGATACTATCCAGCGATTGTAAAAATTAGGTATGATGACGATGAGGGTTACACCCACGAATCTAGTCCCATAACGATTTCGATTGAGGTGAGGGAGAAACCGCTACTAAATCCAGTTACGGTTACGGCAGTAGTTCTGATAGCTGTAGCGGTTATAGCGGGAGTGAGATTCGCGAGGAAGAGGAGATGA
- a CDS encoding MFS transporter, translated as MRSLIRSWLAFLPVSLGLFMVLLDVSVLNVALPRIAEDFHARMSDLQWVLNAYTLTMVVLLVLAGRIGDIVRRDRYFVLGMGIFVLGSFLCAQSWSIEVLIFSRIIQAVGGAILSSNTLAIVTELFPPGQRGAVMGLNAILMASSFALGPIVGGWLTTNLSWHWVFYINVPIGIISIALAFMLLPPLEPKEKVPIDLAGTILLAIGLGSLTLGIIEGQNWGWDNQKTLACFAVAFPYLAAFAIRELNYDYPILDLSLFKIRNFTVCVAATSIIFFGTSSSFFVIPYFLQGLKGLTAEEAGYWMISIPIANTFVAPIAGRLSDKMNPKYMMCLGPILFAMGMYNMTDVDVDIKYWEFFFRLIPMGIGMGLLTSPAFNVLMSSVPPAKAGMANGTLRSVNTLAQAMGVAIGGVLITHNMKNYLPGYENIVPDPGTMAILTLLAKFNPLPLIGMVEGFIDSMHFVFSTMMWLPLASSLIIAIFLRGEEHLRRMRHEILENSKTYIKRS; from the coding sequence ATGAGGAGTTTAATCAGAAGCTGGCTTGCCTTCCTTCCCGTAAGCTTGGGATTGTTCATGGTTCTTTTAGACGTCAGCGTGCTTAACGTAGCGTTACCCAGAATAGCTGAAGACTTCCATGCAAGGATGTCAGACTTACAGTGGGTTCTAAACGCCTACACATTGACGATGGTGGTTTTACTGGTTTTAGCTGGAAGAATAGGGGATATTGTCAGAAGGGACAGATACTTCGTACTTGGAATGGGCATATTCGTTCTGGGTAGCTTCCTGTGTGCCCAATCTTGGAGCATAGAAGTTCTGATTTTTTCGAGAATAATTCAAGCTGTTGGTGGAGCCATTTTGAGCAGTAATACATTAGCTATAGTTACTGAACTATTTCCTCCGGGACAGAGAGGTGCTGTGATGGGCTTGAATGCAATACTTATGGCTTCAAGCTTTGCTTTAGGTCCGATTGTGGGAGGTTGGTTAACTACGAACCTGAGTTGGCACTGGGTATTCTACATAAATGTGCCAATCGGCATAATTTCAATTGCTCTGGCTTTTATGCTCTTACCACCTCTAGAACCGAAGGAGAAGGTTCCTATAGATCTTGCCGGGACTATTTTGCTTGCAATTGGTCTGGGATCTTTAACACTAGGAATAATAGAGGGTCAAAACTGGGGATGGGATAATCAGAAGACGTTAGCATGTTTTGCAGTAGCCTTCCCATATCTGGCAGCGTTTGCAATTAGAGAATTGAACTACGATTATCCAATTCTTGATCTAAGCCTATTCAAGATCAGGAACTTTACGGTGTGTGTTGCTGCGACATCAATAATCTTCTTTGGAACATCCTCCTCCTTCTTCGTAATTCCCTACTTCCTTCAAGGACTTAAGGGATTGACGGCTGAGGAGGCAGGATACTGGATGATATCTATTCCGATAGCAAATACATTCGTGGCTCCGATTGCTGGAAGACTGAGCGACAAGATGAATCCAAAGTACATGATGTGTTTGGGGCCGATTCTGTTTGCTATGGGTATGTACAACATGACAGACGTTGATGTCGACATTAAATACTGGGAGTTCTTCTTCAGGCTGATTCCGATGGGCATCGGTATGGGACTGCTAACCTCGCCAGCGTTCAACGTTTTAATGTCTTCAGTTCCACCAGCAAAGGCAGGAATGGCCAACGGTACCCTGAGATCTGTAAATACACTTGCTCAGGCTATGGGTGTTGCTATAGGAGGTGTTTTGATTACGCACAACATGAAGAATTACCTACCTGGATATGAGAACATCGTGCCAGATCCTGGAACGATGGCGATATTAACTTTACTCGCAAAATTCAACCCCCTGCCATTAATAGGTATGGTTGAAGGATTTATAGACAGCATGCATTTCGTTTTTTCAACGATGATGTGGCTTCCCCTAGCAAGCTCGCTGATAATAGCTATTTTTCTGAGAGGAGAAGAGCATCTGAGAAGAATGAGGCATGAAATTCTTGAAAATTCGAAGACTTATATAAAGCGTTCTTAA
- a CDS encoding response regulator, with amino-acid sequence MMSKPKVMVVEDDLAVLEAVQVMLGDRYEVIVATNGKEAIEKYQEYKPDIVLMDMLMPVMDGIEATKKIKEIDPQAKIIGLTAYAINKGKELLEAGALEIIGKPFTRSQLIETIEKCLKKTP; translated from the coding sequence ATGATGAGCAAGCCCAAGGTTATGGTTGTAGAAGACGATTTGGCAGTCCTTGAAGCTGTGCAAGTCATGCTCGGCGACAGGTATGAAGTCATAGTAGCAACAAACGGTAAGGAAGCTATCGAGAAATATCAAGAGTACAAACCCGATATCGTGCTGATGGATATGCTGATGCCAGTAATGGATGGCATTGAAGCAACGAAGAAGATAAAAGAGATAGATCCGCAAGCAAAAATCATAGGATTAACAGCCTACGCCATAAATAAGGGAAAAGAGTTACTTGAGGCGGGAGCGCTCGAAATTATTGGAAAACCTTTCACGAGAAGCCAACTAATTGAAACAATAGAGAAATGCCTTAAGAAAACCCCTTAG
- a CDS encoding sensor histidine kinase: MLDQLKKYGHTLPVPFLVYNEKGEIVYANSAFLELVGMTSEEVLGKNILDLVHPEDKERARDAMKKRLAGERVEPYFLRLIGTQGKCRTYMVVGGTIKIMGKNFGIITFTDVTKLEEQKLMLLILTRALRHDVLNAVTVAMAHLEVAKDLCRDCEKSDFLQKIEKAINRVVEIMRSLKAFEEAVLEGKLERICVREVAESVAKHFDVPIVVEGDCEAIADRGLEIVFENLFQNAIQHGRTDRIDVKISRVGDFCEIRVIDYGKGIPDEIKDRIFEESFSYGETASSGQGLYLVKKLVERYGGEIWVEDNEPKGAVFVIMLKAWSEES, from the coding sequence ATGCTAGATCAGCTAAAAAAGTACGGACACACTTTGCCAGTACCCTTTCTGGTTTACAACGAAAAAGGCGAAATAGTATATGCAAACTCGGCTTTTCTGGAACTGGTAGGGATGACTTCTGAAGAGGTACTCGGAAAAAACATCCTAGACCTTGTCCATCCCGAAGATAAAGAAAGAGCAAGAGATGCAATGAAGAAAAGACTTGCTGGTGAAAGAGTTGAGCCCTACTTCTTGAGGCTTATAGGCACGCAGGGGAAATGCCGGACTTATATGGTCGTTGGAGGAACAATAAAAATTATGGGAAAAAATTTCGGGATTATTACGTTCACCGATGTAACAAAGCTCGAAGAGCAGAAACTGATGCTTCTAATTTTAACTCGAGCTCTTAGACACGATGTTTTGAACGCAGTTACGGTAGCAATGGCACATTTAGAGGTAGCCAAAGATCTTTGCAGAGATTGTGAAAAATCAGATTTCCTGCAAAAAATCGAGAAGGCAATAAATAGGGTAGTTGAAATTATGAGGAGCTTGAAGGCGTTTGAAGAGGCTGTATTAGAAGGTAAGTTGGAAAGAATTTGCGTCAGAGAAGTTGCTGAGAGCGTTGCAAAGCACTTCGATGTACCCATAGTCGTTGAAGGTGATTGCGAGGCTATTGCCGACAGAGGATTGGAAATAGTTTTCGAGAACCTGTTCCAGAACGCCATACAGCACGGAAGAACAGACAGAATCGATGTGAAGATAAGTAGAGTGGGAGACTTTTGTGAAATAAGAGTTATTGACTACGGAAAAGGCATACCTGATGAGATAAAAGACAGGATTTTCGAGGAAAGCTTTTCATACGGAGAAACGGCGTCATCCGGACAAGGTCTTTATCTAGTTAAAAAGCTCGTCGAAAGATACGGAGGTGAAATTTGGGTTGAAGATAATGAGCCTAAAGGAGCGGTCTTCGTCATAATGCTGAAGGCTTGGAGTGAAGAATCTTAA